Below is a window of Rattus norvegicus strain BN/NHsdMcwi chromosome 5, GRCr8, whole genome shotgun sequence DNA.
gaacagttggagctcttaacctctgagccatctctccagcccttcctttcctttcctttcctttcctttcctttcctttcctttcctttctttcctttcctttcctttcctttccctttctttccctttctctctctctctctctctctctctctctctctctctctctctctctctctcctttaatcCTGGCTTGTGAAAACAAACTGTAAACTATTTCCATTTCtctggattgattgattgattgattgattgattgattgattttagacCCTGTAGCCTAGACCAGCACCaaattccttcctctttcctcagcctactgagtgctggaattaccagCATGAGCCACCATATTACACTCGGGCAGCTAAGCTTAAGGTCTGAGGCTAGGCTGTCGTAGAACTTCGGAGAGTATCCATCACTCCCATTTGTGACCTCCTTtcatttgctcttcccccagaaGTGAATGACGGTCTATGCTACTTGCTCACGGCACCCTGTATGGTCATGAAGCCCCAGACTCTAGGCCTGGCTAAGGATGCCTGGGAGATCGACCGTAACTCCATAGCACTTGACCGCAGGCTGGGCACCGGCTGCTTTGGAGACGTGTGGCTGGGtaggagatgggggttggggatggggatggagggTGCTGAGGGGTTGTCTGGGGTCTGGGAAAAGGGACAGGATTTGCGGGGAGCCAGACTTGACGAGTATGTGGTCACCGAGCAGGCACGTGGAACTGTAGCACAAAGGTGGCAGTGAAAACGCtgaagccaggcaccatgtcgcCGAAGGCCTTCCTGGAGGAGGCACAGATCATGAAACTGCTGAGGCACGACAAGCTGGTGCAGCTGTACGCGGTGGTGTCAGAGGAACCCATTTATATTGTGACAGAGTTCATGTGCTATGGTGAGGGGGCAGGGTGGGAGGCAGGGTTTGGATGGGTGGGACCCGGGCTACCACCTGTGAAGGAACGAAAAACTGTCTGTATAGTTAGGGGGCGGGGCAGGTAGGGGCGGGTACTGTTGCGGGGGTGGGGACTGTTGCAGGGGCGGGGCCTCCTCTTGCTAgaaggtacttagccaactagtGGATCCCTTTGAGCATACCAGAGCAAGCTCTGGGATGGAGAGAGAACCTGGAGAGGAGTCTAAGTGGTCGTGTCCAGGGGTTCGGAGGTGGAGACAGAACAGGAAAGTTGATCTAGGTGAAAGAACCAAGAACcggcagggagggaggcagagggaggctagGTAAGGGCAAGGCCAGTGTAGAGAAGGCTTGCTGGGAGTAAGGCCTTGCAGCTGATTTTCTGGCTGCTTCTCCCTAGGTAGCTTGCTGGATTTCCTAAAGGATCGAAAGGGTCACAACTTGATGCTGCCCAATCTAGTGGACATGGCTGCCCAGGTAAGCTGGACCAGCGGGCTTCACCTCCCAGACCTCTCTCCTACTGTCCTTCCATAAACCCATATGCCTTCATACACTAATACTGCAGCCTAGcctgagctctgagctctgaggcaggaagatgctgTTGAGTCTCTCTATGTGCTCCAGGcagtggtggggttggggtgaggTGTCTATCTCGGGAACGGTGTGATTATGGTGTTGTGAGCCCTTGTTAGTTCCTGTTAGTTCCTGCCTCTcgcttcctttccctccctccctcctaggTAGCAGAGGGCATGGCCTACATGGAGCGCATGAACTATATCCACCGAGACCTGAGAGCAGCCAACATCCTGGTGGGGGAACATCTAATATGCAAGATCGCTGACTTTGGGTTGGCACGCCTCATAGTGGATGATGAGTACAACCCCCAACAAGGTGAACGGCCTCTCCCTACTTCCCCAGAGATAAAAAACTTGAAGGGTTAGCCATGCACCCCACAGAATCAGAGACCTTTCCCCATCCCTGATGATCCCACACGCCCCCAATACTGAGGTAAATCCAATGCaattctgagttcaagtctccCCTGCAAACACTAGCTTTACCCCCATGCCCTGAGTCACCTAACTTCCATGAGTTGCCATTCCTGATCTATAAAGTGGAAACACTTAGTCCACAATAAGAAGATAAGCACTTACCAGTTTCTGAGTAAGTACCAGGCACTGCTAAGTCGCCAAGTCTTAAACAGGAGACGATGAGTGTAACAACACCGGATCTGTAACCAGAATGCCTAGCATGATCCTAGCCACTAGGTTGGCTGTGCTAGCTGGGCTGAGAACTTGTTCACCATCCTCTTTTCCTAACTGGTAAGGTGAGGTCAGTGTAGTGAGGGCTTGATGTGTTAATTGACGTATTGCCTAAAATAATACCGGGTCCTGGGGGCTATCACTCAGTGGGAGAATGCTTGCTTAGTGGAAGGGGGACTAAATTTTCTCCCCAGCACCATAAAACCTAAACCAAGACAAATGAAACTGTGACCGGCACTTAGTAAAGGCTAGAGACATTCGAATATCTTATCTTGAGAAGCAAAACCATATGTAGAAAGCAGCAGGTCTTTTCATAGAGAGACCTCTATGCTCGGGGTCCCCAAGATATCCAATCCTAAAGTCCTCATTCTCTTAATCTAGCAGTTCTAGGACTCCCCGCCCCCCGTTAACCTTACCTTCTTCCCCAATATCTCCAGGAACCAAGTTTCCCATCAAGTGGACAGCCCCAGAGGCTGCTCTCTTTGGCAGATTCACTGTCAAATCAGACGTGTGGTCCTTTGGGATTCTGCTCACTGAACTGATCACCAAGGGCAGAGTTCCATACCCAGGTGAGCCAGGAATTGGGGGCGTGGTCATGGGGAAGGGCCTTCTCCACCTCTGCTCCTTCCACTGGCTGACAGGGCTCCACCCCACAGGTATGAACAACCGGGAAGTGTTGGAACAGGTAGAGCACGGCTACCACATGCCATGCCCTCCGGGATGCCCAGTATCCCTGTATGAGGTCATGGAGCAGACCTGGCGTCTGGATCCAGAGGAGAGGCCCACCTTTGAGTACCTGCAGTCTTTCCTGGAAGACTATTTCACCTCCACAGAACCACAGTATCAGCCCGGAGACCAGACATAGCCTGACTGGGTATCAGTGACCCTCTGAGACTATGTACTAACCCTTGCCAATCCCCAGGGCACTCTGGTCCCAGTGCCCCGAGACTTGGAACCCTGTGGAATCCTAGCACGTCGGAAAAAGTCCGAAGCTCTGAAGCCATTTTATAGAGGGTGCAAATGGAGACTAGAAATTCATCTCTTACCTTCGCTGGCCCCAAgcactctttcttcccttcccacccATGCCCCATGCAAAAATCTAGGGCACCCAGTCATTTCACAGACGGAGTAAATGGATGCTCAGAGTTCATCTCTCGTACACTCTGACCCCAGTACCATTTTTCCTGTCCCATTAGGCTCCTACGTACCGTTAGTCCCCCCCCCATCTCCTAAAAATACTCATACATTGTGTAGTtatttataaaattgtatttctcttcttccacttaCCTCTTATCCCTGCTTTCTAACCTCCTGTCAGCCCGCTCCAGCCCAGACCTTAAGAGTTTAATTCTGAGGTTCTCTTGGGTTTCTCTACGTTACAAAGGCAGGGGACGTCTCTGCTTGATTCCCCGTCTTCAGACTGGATGCTGTGGTCCAGGCCCAGGTCTGAAGGAGAGAGCCATTGAAGGCTCACCATCTCTCTGAGTGGTCTGAATGTGTTTATTCGTTATAAACGAACAGTGATGATCGAGCTGTGACAACTGCCGGAGCCATCTTTGGGGCGGAGTGGTGGTCCGCAGGAGGCGAACAGGATAGCTTTGGCTATttgtggggcgggggggggcagTGTGGGGGTGTCGAGCAGTTCCCTCTTACCTACTAAGTACAAGGTACCCAGTGTATGGAGTTTCAGGATACCCCCGTGTCCCACACGTCAGTTTGCCATGAGTCGAGAGGCGCGCAAAGCAGGTGACTGGAAATAGACACATGTGGTTTTGAATCTGGATACAGCTAATTCCTCACCTGCTTAGAGCTGACTTCCCAGCCGTCACAGGAACACTCGCACAGTTAGGCCTCTACAGCTGTCAGGCTCCCCAGAACAGAGCAAGAGGAGGGTGAAGGGGAAAGGCCTAGCTCATAGGACCTCactggggagtggggtgggtTCTTCCCCACCCCAGGGAGCTTTCGGAGACCTtaggaagtatttttttttctttttttttggagctggggaccgaacccagggccttgcgcttgctaggcaagcgctctaccgctgagctaaatccccaaccccaggaagtaTTTTTATTATAGTGACTGGGAGCACTTACTAGCTGGGACCAGGGATGATAGATGATCTTTGATGTACTTCTTGGGTCCTCCGTGGAGAAACTGACCGCTGGCAGGCCTCTGTTTGGAAACCAGGGAAGTAGGAAATGTGGATCTCCACCTCTCCTGTCAGGAAGTCTTTATTGGCTTATGATGGGAAAGACGAGAGGAGTCTGGGAGCTGGGAGTCGCTGAAGCACTAGGCAATTACTAAGAATTGACTCTGATGCACTCTTCACTGTGCAGGACCCTGGGCATAAAAAAATGagggagaaggggctggggatttagctcagtggtagagcgcttgcctagcaagagcaaggccctgggttcggttcccagctccggaaagaaaaaaaaggaaaaaaaaatgagggagaGCTGCTCTTGCTCTGGAGGCTTGCCCTTGGGTGaagaaataatgaatgaatgaatgaatgaatgaatgaatgaacaaatacttaccttttaagaaaaaaaatgaggtatggactcatagaacccaggatgacctcgaactcccaatcctcctgcctccagcttccaaatgctgggattacagttgtgtcccaccatgcccagtttaatCTATTAAGCTGACTGGAacatggcggcacacacctttagtcccagcactggggaggcggaAGCAAGCAGATGGGCAGTGTTTGAAGCCAGCATAGTctatgcagtgagttccaggacagctagggataaaggtgagaccctgtctcaaacaaaagcaaacaagcatTCCCGCTGACTGTCAGATATTTTTGCGGCCTTTCTGCCCCATGTAATCAAATGCCGAGACTGTTTCCTATGATTAGTTCCTCTGAATAAGAAAACCAAGGGTCAGGGGTTACCTGATATGCCTGGATTACTCAGATGCACATAGTAGAGCTGATCTACACAGAGCCCATGGTCTCTTCACTAGACTTCATTATCTCTGGGTTTTGGAaaagggtggggtgtgtgtgtgtgtgtgtgtgtgtgtgtgtgtgtgtgtgtgtgtgtgctctctacTTAACAGCAAAAAGATGCCCTAGAACCCTCCGCCAAACTGAGGAATCTAAAGGAAAGGGGCAGGGTGACATCTACTGAGAGTTCCCTCTGACCAGGTTTGTGttgaatggaaacaaaatatGGAGTGAaggtgatggagagatggctcagtggttaggggccctgactgctctcttccagaggacttgggttcaattcccagcaaccacatggccgctcacaactgtctgtactccaagatctgacactctcgcacaggcagaacaccaatgcacgcaaaataaaaataaacaaattaaagattaaaataaaatttagatggAGAGAATCCAGGCAAACACTCAGGTACCAAAGCATCTTCAGGCCATAGGGGTCCTAGCCAGCCAAATTCACTAGAACCTGATATGCAAGCCAGAAGGTAGTgttgtttctctcttcctgccctgGGGTTAAATAGTAAGAGCACAGCTCTGTAGCCGTTTCCCACTGTGAACCCTGCCACTGTGAACCCTGCCACTGTGAATCCTGCTTCTACCACTTGCTGGCTCTGTGGTTCTATGCGAGTGTTTAATTTCGCCAAGCTCCAGTTTTGCTCAACTGTGAAGTAGCATTAAATG
It encodes the following:
- the Fgr gene encoding tyrosine-protein kinase Fgr isoform X1, with amino-acid sequence MGCVFCKKLEPAPKEDVGLEGDFRSQGAEERYYPDPTQGRSSSISPQPISPAFLNVGNIRSVSGTGVTIFVALYDYEARTGDDLTFTKGEKFHILNNTEYDWWEARSLSSGRTGYVPSNYVAPVDSIQAEEWYFGKISRKDAERQLLSDGNPQGAFLIRESETTKGAYSLSIRDWDQNRGDHIKHYKIRKLDMGGYYITTRAQFESVQDLVRHYMEVNDGLCYLLTAPCMVMKPQTLGLAKDAWEIDRNSIALDRRLGTGCFGDVWLGTWNCSTKVAVKTLKPGTMSPKAFLEEAQIMKLLRHDKLVQLYAVVSEEPIYIVTEFMCYGSLLDFLKDRKGHNLMLPNLVDMAAQVAEGMAYMERMNYIHRDLRAANILVGEHLICKIADFGLARLIVDDEYNPQQGTKFPIKWTAPEAALFGRFTVKSDVWSFGILLTELITKGRVPYPGMNNREVLEQVEHGYHMPCPPGCPVSLYEVMEQTWRLDPEERPTFEYLQSFLEDYFTSTEPQYQPGDQT